taaaattttattgcaatctaTGCTTTcttagataaaataaagtagaaaaagatggagataatataaataaaatgttattatctAAAGCTCTATGAAAACAACTTTATATTTCTGTTGatgagaataattaataaatttattttgtgttattgattttatatttacaaattaataaaacaaacaaattgtttaaatgATTTATGAATCATATTGGTacataaatattctatattgtgtgataaaaaaataatatcgaattCCTTATCATAGTCATGATGTACGAATACCTAGATATGTTTCGTTCAATTTAAAGTGCCTAACTTTTAAGGCGACGCGATGCCATATTGTTGCACTCTTAAAGTGATTGGTGGATTTTTTGCGGCATAAATTTGTAGCTTTAATATTGGCAATACTGTATTCTTAAAAGGGATACCAATATTTCgaaacaaaaacatttgaggTTAAGTGCATCTAGCCTCAAAACGGAAACAAAAATAGAGACACGTGATAAACAGTGATCAAGTATTTGCAAGTTTTTTGTGAGCTGGACAAGCAAATCAACAGTAAGTTTATGAAAAgctaaattaatgtaataattattatgatataaataattcaattattatttaataaataaataaatacataattaattgttaaagttAGGTGGAGTGGTCACGTTGCTTACCGCATTGCTTGCCGGATAAACACATTAACAGtaagtttattaaaagttgaattattacagtaaattttaattatgttaataaattagcaatcttcaaattaatttagttaCTAATAGTtatcttttttgtattattagcTAGGAACAAATTAATTGGAATTGTTGCTTCAATGGCTCCAGGAAAACGGCCTTTTCAtggtaaaaagagaaaatttaacGAACGCAATGGACGGAATCGATcaaaggtaaaaaaagaaaaatttgacttGAGGAAAACTTCTTATGTCAAAGAACGCGAagcaaaaaatgaagaaattgaAGCTCGGAGACGATTAGTGGAACAAGAGAAAACACGTCAAAAACTTCAGGAAATAGACAGTTCTGAAGAGGAAGAATTTGATCCTGAATTGGCCTTTATGGCTGGATTTCCtggttataaaaatttactagaGAATCTAAAAAAACCAATTGTAACCAGTTCGGAAAGTGAAAATGAAACGTCTGAAAATGAAACAGCACAGGATGAGGATGAAAAGAATgaagagaaaaggaaagataaaaagaaacaaatgaagaaaataaaaaagaaaaaaattgaagaagaaaagaCTGAAGAAATTGAAGCAAATAATAAAGAGTCTGATCAGAATGAAAACGAAGAGATTACAATTAGCGTAAAAGAAGAGAACTATGAGGATGCTGAAACTGCCCAAGAGGACGCTGGTCACTTGAGAGATccgttttctttacatttgCGTAATGACATGGATGATGACTTGTACGAAGCAGTGTCTACAACACCGCAGGTTACAGAGACTGCAACATTATCATGGCCTACACTTGGAAATTTGATATGTCAGATTCCGAAACCTGCTGTTGATTCAAAAAATAAGccaataaaaatgaagaaactTCTGGATGATGAAGAGAAACAATACGCAAGTTACGGTAAGATTCCAAATCTGATTGAAAACGTTGACTGGAATAAGTTGCATATAAAATCACAGATTCAGGACAATCTAAATAAAgctaattgcaataatataaatgctaGTGTAGAAAAAGATTCACATTTGACTCCTCTTCAGAAAGAActgttttcaataataaataattatcaagacTTGCATTATCCTGAAAGAACATTTTCGAATGCTGACCAGATACGATTTGTTTATTGCTTGCATGTAATTAATCATGTATTAAAAACAAGAACAAAAATACTACATCATAATGCAAAGTTAGCAAAGTCCAGTCGCAGTGGCATGGGTGAAATTCCAGACGAATACAGAGATCAAAGTTTAGTAAGGCCCAAGGTGCTCATAATAGTGCCATTCAAGCATTCTTGCTTGAAGATAGTTGAGATGTTTATCTCGATTTTATTCGGAGAGGACAAGGGTGGTTCTGTTGTCAACAAGCTACGATTTATGGAGGATTTCACTGGAAACGAATTGACGATGCCGAAAAAGAATCCTAGACCAGAAGATTACAATTTAACGTTGCAAGGAAACATCGACGACAAATTTAAGATTGGCATGGCCATCACTAAAAAGACTCTCAAATTATACACGGATTTCTATTCCTCCGACATCATAATCGGCTCGCCACTGGGTCTTCGGAGAGTAGTAGGCGCAGAAGGCGAAGCAGTGAGAGATTACGATTTTCTTTCGTCGATAGAACTGCTGGTTATGGATCAGATTGACGTGGTCGTTATGCAGAACTGGGATCACTTGTATCAAGTGTTGGATTACATGCACCTGCAGCCTAAGAAGTCTCGCGACATCGACTATTCCCGTCTGAGAAGTTGGTGCGTGAACGGCTGGAGCAAATATTACAGACAGACGTTGATCTTTTCCAGCATCGAATTGCCGCATGTAAACACGTTGATGATTAAAAGATGCTTCAACTACGCGGGCAAAGTGAAGGTAGCGAATCGAGTGGAGCCAGGCTCGGTACGCCAGGTGAGCGTCACAGTTCCGCAGGTGTTTCACAGATTCGACGCGTCCGATCTCGTTCAGGCTATCGATAGCAGGCTGGATTTCTTCCTGAAGGAGGTGTTACCACGCTACACGGATCCCATATATAATCACACACTGATCTACGTGCCGTGCTACTTCGATTTCATATATCTGCGGAATCGACTGATGAAGGAGAAGCTGAGCTTCGCGCAAATATGCGAGTACACCGAAGACGCGAAGGTCGCTCGGGCGAGGGATATGTTCTTCCACAGCGATGCGCATTTCCTCCTCTACACGGAGCGCTGGCATTTCTGGCGTAGAACAAGGATCAAGGGTATTCGACATCTTATATTCTATCAATTGCCCACTTATCCGCATTTCTACAGCGAAATGTGTAACCTGATGGATAGGATGTATCAAAATCCGCGTGCCGGCACGGAGTTCAACATGTCGGTGACTGccatttataacaaattcgATGCCTTAGCGCTTGCTCGAATTGTGGGCCAAAACAGAGCCGCTAAAATGATAACATCCGAATCTAAAGTACACACAATTAGACGTTGAACACTTTTTCCATTCTCGTGTAAATATAAGATGAAAAggtgattttaaataatcacctatttttttattattaatgttttatacgTTTATGTTGTaagtaaaacataaaataattactttgcagataaaatgtaaataatgtaattagcGTAGCTactttattaatcatataaaactTACATAAGATATTTATCAGGAAAATTTCGATTGTGATAATGAACTTTTGtgagtttataataaatttctatgaCAATTACTGCATTTTCCCATCTATTAATAGTagtaattgttataaaaatattctcgagagtatttatatatttttctacttatCATTATAATGATAAGGAACTTGAACCAATGATAAATTTcacgaaaaattatatttataatctatGTCTTATTACACAATGAAagtgaaatttttgatttagCAGAGATAATCTGTTTGCGAtagaatatatgtaatttctttataattttatataatatttatataatatttatatattattattttattattataattggtttttttctattgtattTTCGCGATAGTTGTTCATGTAACACTAGAcgttcttaaattatttaactattatttaacTATTAGTTTCTGCTGTCCAACTTTTGTGTCGGTCTTGAAGAGCAGATCTAATCACTACAAATTCTCATTTGGCAAATTTAGGCTGATACGAACTCTAGCATTCGTTATCCGTAAAAGGGAAAAACTCTATGAACGTACTAATAGGTATTAATACTCTATTAGCGATTACTAGTTTTGCTTCCCTGTAACTTATGACGTTCGACATAAAATGCGGAAAGTCTGTCGTTCATTTATGTGACGCTCTCATCATCGTCATTTGCAGTACTGGTGAAATTGAGATAATTTCGAGCTGTCGATACCGATGTTAGCTCTACGGACGTTTCCTTAATGTCCGTAGTTTCCGTCAAGGTTTCCCATAGACCTTTGTGTCGTTGCGTAGTCGATAAATCTATTTCCTTCAGCTGTTTATCGTCTATTATCGCAGATCTCGTGGTCATCCTTTCGATCTGTGTTtctgtgaaaaaaagaaacatatttaattaatataacgtattaaattatttgagacaaagtatttataataggaaattacaaatattaattcatactttttttcaaattttacagattttcGTACACATTTATAAGCGtttttaacaaacattttttttacttatataaatattacatagaaACTTTTGAACTGTGATATTGTAGAAAGAATATTTGTTTCACATAATTCATATCCTACAACATTAATATCGTACGACATTTATCTcgtatgaaatttttacattagactttttattattaaaaatttctacaatataATGCTTTTGTAGCACGGagtttttagaatttattttcgattGTAGAATATATTATCACCGATGTTACATcgatctttttctctctctaaaaAATTCTCAGCGCAGACTTTTGTCTCTCGGTTTATTCTAATTCTCTCGCAAAACAATTTGATCTTGTGGATAGGAAAGGACATTCGCATTTTCTTGATCAAACGATGGCCGTTACCATTAGAGATCGGCGATGTCGTGAGGGAGTTGAGAGAAAATTTCGGGCACTCCGGCTTATCGATCCTCATCTTTCTGATCTGATCTTGGTCCTTGGGATTCCAGACGAAGGTATAATATAGAGAGAGGAGTATGGCTGCCATGCTGACGAAGATGACATACGCGATCACCGTCAGCACTCGCACCAGCTTCTGCTTGTGTTTGGGCTCGTAGAGCTTATCTTTACGCTCGTCGCCAGCGAAACGGATCTCGTTGGCTGGCGGTGTTTTACTCTCGCGGTTGCCCAGAGTACGGCCAATGCTGGCCA
This window of the Linepithema humile isolate Giens D197 chromosome 1, Lhum_UNIL_v1.0, whole genome shotgun sequence genome carries:
- the LOC105672069 gene encoding U3 small nucleolar RNA-associated protein 25 homolog, with protein sequence MAPGKRPFHGKKRKFNERNGRNRSKVKKEKFDLRKTSYVKEREAKNEEIEARRRLVEQEKTRQKLQEIDSSEEEEFDPELAFMAGFPGYKNLLENLKKPIVTSSESENETSENETAQDEDEKNEEKRKDKKKQMKKIKKKKIEEEKTEEIEANNKESDQNENEEITISVKEENYEDAETAQEDAGHLRDPFSLHLRNDMDDDLYEAVSTTPQVTETATLSWPTLGNLICQIPKPAVDSKNKPIKMKKLLDDEEKQYASYGKIPNLIENVDWNKLHIKSQIQDNLNKANCNNINASVEKDSHLTPLQKELFSIINNYQDLHYPERTFSNADQIRFVYCLHVINHVLKTRTKILHHNAKLAKSSRSGMGEIPDEYRDQSLVRPKVLIIVPFKHSCLKIVEMFISILFGEDKGGSVVNKLRFMEDFTGNELTMPKKNPRPEDYNLTLQGNIDDKFKIGMAITKKTLKLYTDFYSSDIIIGSPLGLRRVVGAEGEAVRDYDFLSSIELLVMDQIDVVVMQNWDHLYQVLDYMHLQPKKSRDIDYSRLRSWCVNGWSKYYRQTLIFSSIELPHVNTLMIKRCFNYAGKVKVANRVEPGSVRQVSVTVPQVFHRFDASDLVQAIDSRLDFFLKEVLPRYTDPIYNHTLIYVPCYFDFIYLRNRLMKEKLSFAQICEYTEDAKVARARDMFFHSDAHFLLYTERWHFWRRTRIKGIRHLIFYQLPTYPHFYSEMCNLMDRMYQNPRAGTEFNMSVTAIYNKFDALALARIVGQNRAAKMITSESKVHTIRR